GGCGCGGCGGAGGAATACGAGCTCCCCGTCGGTGTAGCGTAGTACGCTGTCGTCGACGCGGTGTACTATCTCCCGGTCGTGGGCTACAACGTAGTCCGCTATGCCGCGTAGGTGGGTGAAGACGCACTCCAGGGTTGTGCACATGGGGTAGCCTGTCTCGTTCCCGCTCGTCATGATGAGGAATCCGTCGCGGACCCGCTCGAGGAGTAGAGCCTGGAACCCCGTGTAGGGCAGCATCACCCCTATGGTGTCGAGGCCAGGTGCTACCAGCTCGGAGACGGGTGAGCCTGGACGCTTGGGGAGGAGGAGTATCGGCCTCTCCGCCGACTCTAGCACCTCGCAGGCGCCGGGAGGAGGCTCCGCTATCGCCTGGACCACGCCACAGTCCCGGGCCATTAGAGCGAAGGGCTTCGAGGGACGGCGCTTGCGGCGCCGGAGCTCCTCGACCACGTCGTCCCGGCTAGCGAGGGCTGCTAGGTGGAAGCCCCCGACACCCTTTATCGCCAGTATGTAGCCCTCCTCTATCCTCTCGGCCGCCCACTCCACGGGGTCCTCTACGTCGAGCCGCCTACCGTCCATTGTGTAGACGTGGGTCCTCGGGCCGCACCGGGGGCAGCTTATCCCCTGGGCGTGGAAGCGGCGGAGGTTCCCAGGGTCCTCGTAGTCTCTCCGGCACTCCCTGCAGAGGGGGTACTGCCTCATGGCGGTGTTCTCGCGGTCGTAGGGCACCGTGTACATCATGGAGAACCTTGGGCCGCACCAGGCACAGCTATTCCAGTAGTAGCCGTGGAACCTTGTGGAGGGGTCGTGGATCTCGCGGAGACAGTCCCTGCATATACCGAAGTCGGGGGGTATCATGCTACGCCGGCTCTTCCGCCGCTCGCTTCTCCTTATAGTGAACCCGTCTAGGCCCTGAGGCTCTGCCTCCTCTATCTCTAGCTCCTCTATGCGGGCTGGCGGCGGCCTCTCCCGGTAGAGGCCCTCGATGAAGCTCGCGAGCTGGCTGGGCTGGCCCTCGACGTAGATCTCTACCTCGCTGCCGCCGAGGTTCACTACGTAGCCGGATAGGCCTCTGGAGACTGCTAGCCTATATATGAAGGGGCGGAAGCCTACCCCCTGCACTATGCCGGCCACGCGGAGCCGTAGGGCCCTCCTAGCCTTTGTCAACGCGTTGTACACCCTTGGGGAGGCGGGCACCGGGGAAGAACACTGCGGGGCGCGGTCGAGGGGTGTTGGCTTCGGCTAGCATATGCGTGGGACTAGCTCGCCGCTAGGAGGCTCTAGTATGCGGACCCCGCCGGTCACGCTCTTGAGGAGTACTCTGCCAGCGTGCCTGGGGTCCTTGGGCTCGTAGACCTCGCCTATTATCGCGGCTTCTTTGAATCCCAGGCTATGCATGTACTCGACTATCTCCTCGGCCTTTGAGGGCTCCACGGCTAGTACCGCGGCGCCCTCGCTTGCTAGGCTGAAGGGGTCTACGCCGAGCATCTCGGCGTACTCTCGTACCTGGGGCCGGACCGGCGTCCTAGACTCGTCTACCACTATTACGGTCTTGGTCTTCTCGGCCCAGTTGTTGAGCAGCATTGCTAGCCCGCCGCGTGTCGGGTCGCCGGCCCCGTGTATGCTGCCGCGGTACCTCTCTAGCAGCGGGAGCATCAGCCCGGTGAGCGGCTTAACGTCGCTTTCTACCCCCAGGTCTACTCCTATCGACTGTTGTGCCGCTAGGATGGCCGCGCCGTGGTCTCCTAGGTAGCCGGAGACGATTATCTTGTCGCCAGGCCGTATCTCGGTGTCGACTATGGGCTTACCCTCCACCATACCTATGCCCATCGAGGCTATTACTATGCCGTCTAGCTGGCCTTTAGGCATAACCTTGAAGTCGCCGCCTACGAGCGCGACTCTCTCCTCTGCTAGGGTGCGTATAAAGCTCTCCATTACCTTCTTGAAGTCCTCTATCGGGAACCCCTCCTCTACCACGACCCCGTCGAGCACTGCTAGGGGCCTGGCGCCAACCATTAGGAGGTCGTTTATCGTGCCAGAGGCAGCGAGTCTGCCAAGGTCGCCGCCAGGGAAGAATATCGGCTTAACAGTATAGGTGTCAACAGTCACAGCTATGTAGCGGTTCTCGCCAGCAGGTATTAGGGCCGCGTCATCCAGTATATCGAGCCCTGTGCCGCCCTCGACTTTCCACAGCTCCGGAGGCACGCTATGGACGATGAGGTTCTTTACAAGCTCTTCCGTCTCTTTACCGCCCGAGCCGTGGGCTAGAGTTATGAACTTCCATAGGCGGACATACCACGTCATAGCAGCACACCCGTCAACTTAAGCCATTAAGCCATGAGAAAGATAGGGCGGGGTTACACGTCGATGCATAGCGCACGTCTGCCACCGTGGTGATTGTGCAGCGTTACTCTGTCTTCTCGAGGCCTAGCAGCTTCTCTATCTCCTCTGCTTTCCTCTCTAGATCTGATATGAACTCCTCAATAACCTGTATCATTTCTTTTGCCCGTTCCTCGTCTATCTTCTCTATGGCTACCCCGGCGTGGACTATAACTAGGTCGCCGGGCTTTAGGTCCTCTAGGGCACCGACGTCTATCTCGCGGAGGACTCCGTCGCCGAAATCCACTACGGCTATGTGGCCTTTTACCTCCTTTACCTCTGCGGGTATACCCAAACACATGAGTCTAGCCACCCTGCCTACACACGAGCATCACGGAACACTACCATACGGGATGGGGCAAAACACGGGGGCAAGCCTGGGGCTCATAGCCTAGATTATGTTGAGGCTGCGTGCTATCTCCTCGGCCAGACCGCCTCCGCCGAACCGCGCCCAGACCGCGCATGCGCCCTCGCTACTGACCATGCATGGCCCGTAGGGGGTTCCGGGGGTACACGTCTTCATGAACAGTGGGCAGTCTGTAGGCTTAGCTATGCCTAGTGTTACCTCTGCACAGCGGCAGCCTGGCGGGAGGTCGTAGCGCCACTCCTCGGGCGTGAGCTCCTTTATGCCGTACTCGTGGAATGCGTCCACGTTTCTGTACTTGTCGCGGAAGGCGAGGCCGCTACGCGGCACGAAGCCTATGCCGCGCCACGCGGCGTCCACCTCCTCACAGCACTCCATTATCAGCTTCTGGGCACGCGTATTGCCCTCCCATTTCACTACCCTACTGTACTCGTTGACTAGTCTCGGTTTGCCCTCTATATGCTGGCGTAGTATCTCCAGTATGGCTAGAAGCACATCTATCGGCTCGAACCCCGCCACGACCGTGGGTATGCCGTACTCGTCTACCACGAACTTCCAGGCTCTTGCGCCGACTATTGTGGAGACGTGCCCCGGCGCTATGACGCCGCGTATCGGGTTGTCGCGGTGAGTTTCAAAAGTGTACCTCATTATCGGGGGTGTTAGCCGGTGTATGTTCATTATCTTGAGGTTCTCGGGCACTGCGCCCGCCACGACAGGGCTGGCCGTGGCAGGTATTGTCGTCTCGAAGCCCACGGCGAGGAACATGCTGGGTTTCCTATCGCGGCGCGCCATCCTGATCGCGTCTAGCACACTGTATACTACTACGACGTCGCCTCCTGCCGCGCGGGCCTCTTCTAGGCTTCTTATGTCGCGGCCCCTCCGCCCGGAGCCAGGGAGCCGGTAGGCGTCGCCGTATGTGTATACCCTTATCCCCTCTAGGCTCAGCTTGACCGCGACGTCGATGTAGTAGGCGGGGGTTATGCAGACAGGGCAGCCGGGGCCCGCTACTATCTCTATCTCAGGGGGCATTAGGCTCCGGATACCGTAGTGCGTAACCGTGTACTCGTGCGTGCCACAGAAGTCCATTATCTTTATAGGTGTCTGGCCTACGCGTCTAGCAGCTACCGGTGCTAGCTTATGGATCTTCTCAACGACTTTGTACGCAAGCTCTCGGTCCCGTAGTTTCTCCTCGAGCAGCTTGAGGAGGTGCGACCGTGCAGGCTGCTGCTCAGCTTGCAAGGCCCATGGGGCACCACGGTGTAGGACACCGTGGCGGGAGCTTAATTTATGTTCGCCCGGGCGAACCAAAAGTTGCAGTTAGCCCCTGTAGAGCTTTCCACTCCCTCAAGGATGCTAATGGCTCCCGTTTTTATGCCTCTCGGCCTGCTCTGCCAGCGCAGCGGCGCCCGCACTGGTAGGGATTAAAAGCGTTTCTGTAATATCTGTGCAGGGCTGCAAGGGGATGCATGTAATGAGCGGCTGGGACTGCATAGACTATAGCGGCGGTGTAAGGATATGCAGAGGAGACTTCGCGGTGAATACGCTAGTATACGGCGACAGGCTAGCCGTGGACCCATCGCGCGTACTGAGCCCCGTTAGGGCGGTGCTAATAACGCATGGCCATGTAGACCACTTCCGTTATGCCACCCCGCTACGCGAGAAGGGTGCAGCCGTTTACGCTCCACGGTTCTGCGCCCCCTTAGTGGAGGAGCCTAGGATAAACTACATGGCTACTATGGGCTGGGCTGCCGGGTTCGAGGAGCGCTACATAACACCGTATTTCGTCGGGAAGGGGACCCGGGTAGATGTGCTAGTCGAGCAGGGCAGCCTAGAGGCCGGCGGCGTACATGTCAACGCTATACCTACTCCCGGGCATACTCCGGGCCACACCGCGTACCTCGTAGAGGCGGGCGGCACAGTGTTCCTCGTGGCCGGTGACACAGTCTATGGTGAAGAGTATCTTCAGGACAACCCTGTACTCTACCACACGGATACCCTTAGATGGCTGGAGTCACTGGATAGACTAGAAGAGCTCGACTTCGATGTCCTCGTACCAGGCCATGGTCATCCTGTTGAGGCCAGGGAGGCGCGGAGGGTCATAAAGCGTAACCGGGAGAAGGTACGCGAGATGCTCTCGCTCGTCGAGTCTGTCCTCGGTGAAGAGCCGCTCTCGGGGGACGAGGTCATAGAGCTGCTCCTAGAGGCTACGGGGCTTGCTAGGAGCAGGCGCGCCTACTCAATATACATGCCTAGTGTACGGGCCCTGCTCAACGCGCTCACAGCACTCGGCAGAGCCAGGAGGAATATCGTGAAAGGAGTGCCAAAGTGGCGGAAGCCATAGGAGAGTTATCGCTAGAAATATTTACTAGCTAGTAGCGTCCCCAAGCTCAGCCTTCCCCATGGATACTATGTCTAGACGTCTACACGCTTACACCCCGACTGTATGATCCCCTACATGGAGGTGTTGCTGGTGACGGCTAGGCAGGAGCTCAGAGGCCTAGTGGTAAAGACCCTCGCCATAACCCCTAGCGGCGCGCTTAGCCCTGGACCGCTCTCCGCAAGCGCTGTAGCCATAGGCGCTCTTCTCGGCCCCCTTGGCGGCTTCCTGGTGGCCCTAGGGCACATGCTGTTCGAGCTACCGTACGTGATGCTGCTTGTCAAGTGGGCTGAGCGGTTCAACAGGGTGCTGGCCAGGGTGGAGAAGCCGCTCAACCTCGTAGTGGCCGGGTTCATAGTGTTCTTCGCCTACGGGCTGTTCCGCGACGCCGCGGCAGCGCTATCCGGGACGGTGAACACGGGGTCTGCGATAACCGTCGGAGGGGGCGTGCTGGGCGCGCTGCTCACCGGGGCCGTACTCACCGGGTTTAACCCCTACTTCCTGGCGTGGTGGGTGACTGTCGGCCTCCCCCTGGTACGCGGCGCCGCCGAGCACGGGGTCAAGGGCTTCACAGTAATGTATGCGAGCCATGTGTGGATGGACTACGCGTGGCTGGTGCTACTAGCTGCCGCCGGCGCGGGGCTGTCCCGGATAGCAGGGCTGTATGCTGCACTGCTAGCAGGGCTGGGGGTTGTGCTTCTGCTCTTTGCAGCCGATATGCTGGCCCGGAGCTTCGCAGGGAAGCGGATCCTCCCCTTCTAGCCCGGGGCCTACCTCGAGCCCCTATTTCCCTCCCCTAGTGTACTCGAAGCAGCGTAGTGGGGCTAGAGCTGCTGTGGCGCCGCCATTCTACACGCTACAGGGTATCATACTGCAGCTCGAGCGCGGTATCCGGGTAGTCCGGAGGCTCCCCAAGCTGCAGCATCTCGACACAAGGTTGCTGCGCGGCGTGATAGCTGACTTTCTGAAAGACTTGAGCCACCTAGCAGTGTACTCGCAGCTGCAGGGGCTAGGCGACGAGCGCTTCTACGGCGTAGTAGCCCGGTGTAGCCGGCTCTTTACCGAGGTCGGGCGGGCTGTGAGCACCCTGGAGGCGTTGGCGGAGCTTCAGAGGGTAGACCTACCCAGAGCTACGAAGAGGCTAGCAGAGACGCTAGCAGCTGACCCATGCCTGGAGGAGCTGGAGAAGCTTCTGGCAGAGGTAAAGAACACTATGGATACGCGAGGGCAGAAGAGTGGCTAGCGCTTGACCTTCTCTAGGAAGTAGCGGTGTATCCTCGTGTCACCGGTTAGCTCGGGGTGGAAGGCTAGTGCTAGCTTGCCGTCCTCCTCGGCCGCGACTGTGACACCGTCTAGCTCTGCTATGGCCTCTGCTCTGCCCCATAGCTTGGTTATCGCTGGGGCGCGGATGAAGACTCCGCGGAAGGGCTTCTCGCCTAGAGCTAGTATCTTGAGGTCTACCTCGAAGCTCTCCCTCTGCCTCCCGTAGTAGTTCCTCACCACCTCGATGTTCATAACCGCTAGTAGCGGCTGCTTGGTCTCGCCTACGACGCGGTCCCGGACACTCTTAGCTAGCAGCGCTGCGCCAGCGCACGTGCCCATAGCCGGGAGCCCGGACTCGAGTAGGTCGCGCAGCTCGTCGAGGAGGCCGACGCGGCGGGCTACTACGCCTATCGTCGTGCTCTCGCCGCCGGGGATTATCACAGCGTCTAGGCCGCGGAGGCTGCTAGGCTTCTTCACCAGTACGGGCTCTATGCTCCAGCCGGTCTCCTGGGCCAGCCTGCGTAGCATGTGTAGGTGCTCGTAGAAGCCTCCCTGGAGAGCCAGGATACCCACCTTCACGGCTAGTCGCCCCTTACCTGTAGCAGCTCCTCGGGCTTGAGCTTACGTATGTCTATGCCCATCATGCTCTTCTGTTCGCTTATCATCGCCTGGGCCTCTGCTACGGTCTCCGGGTCATCCCACATGCTCGTGGCGAGGACTATCGCTGCAGCGCGCTCTCTGGGGTCACTGCTCTTGAATATACCGGAGCCGACGAACACGCCGTCGGCGCCCAACCACATCATTAGCGCAGCGTCCGCTGGCGTGGCTATGCCGCCGGCGGCGAAGTTTACTACTGGGAGGCGGCCGAGCCGTGCTGTTAGCTCTACTAGCTGGTGTGGCACGCCATACTCGCGGGCTACACGCATCCTCTCCTCCGGCGTCATGCCGCGGAGGCTCCATATCTCCTTCACGATTATCTTCATGTGGCGTACCGCCTCGGCCACGTTGCCTGTGCCCGCCTCGCCCTTCGTACGGATCATGGCAGCGCCTTCTGTTATACGGCGGAGGGCTTCGCCAAGGTTCCGGGCGCCGTTAACGAAGGGTACCTTGAACAGCCACTTGTTGATGTGGTGTTTCTCGTCTACGGGCGTGAGTACCTCGCTCTCGTCTATCATGTCTACGCCTATGCTCTCGAGTATGGCGGCTTCGTAGTAGTGGCCTATACGCACCTTAGCCATGACCGGTATAGTGACTGTGTCCATGACCTGCTGTATCACCTTCACGTCGGCCATGCGGGCTACTCCGCCCTGGCGGCGGACGTCGTAGGGCAGCTTGTCGAGGACCATCACTGAGGCCGCACCGGCCTCCTCCGCTATCCCGGCTTGCTCGGTGTTCGTCACGTCCATGCAGACGCCGCCCTTCTGGAACACGGGGAACCCGTACTTGACGCGGAGGGTGCCGCGGGCGGGTATCTCGATGTACTCTGGGAGCTTCTCTGGGCCGTACTGGAACCAGCCGTCCTCGCGGAGCCTATCAGCAGCCTCGGCTAGGCGGTAGAAGAAGTCCACTATACGGTCAAACCCGACTTCGTATAGACGGGCTCTCTCCACGCCTACGTGGTAGGGGGGTAGTGTCACAGCCTGGTGCACCGAGATGGCGGGTGTGCTGTGTACCCGGGGAGTGATAAACCTGTATCCCCCGAGGATAGACAGATAGATAACCAGGTTATGTCTAGTGCAGCTGAAGCGAGCCGGCCCGGCCCCGCGTCACGGTAGAAAAGCGCTGGGCGCACTAGCGCCTGGCTGCCTAGGCCCTAGCCTTCCGGAAGTATGGTATCGCTACCAGTGTTAGAGTGTCACGTACCTCTCTCATGCCGCGTATTCTCCGCGTCACTATCTCCGCCACCGTGTCTACATCGCTGGCCTCTACCCTGGCTACTAGGTCGTATATGCCCGGTACACTGAGCACCTCTTTGACCTCGTCTATCTCGGCGAGCTTGGCTGCTACGTCCTGCTCGCGGCCAGGCTCAACGTTTATCAGTACTAGCGCCACCGTCCTGAGGCCTACCTTCTCTATGTGGTTTAGCGCCGCGAAGGCTAGGTCCGTCGCCGTCACTACCCTGTCTGCGTTTGCCTCTTTATCGTGGACTACCAGCCGTAGTACGTCGTTCTCCTCCATCAGCTCTACTGCAGCGCGTGCATCGAAGTCCGCTGGCACCCTTATCGCTTCTCCACGGGCGTAGTCGCCGACCCTAGCCTCGGCCGGGTTTACGCCCTCCGCGAGCGCGGCTAGGAAGTCCCATTCGCGGAGTATTTTGAGCTCGTCTCCGCTGCGCACGAATACCTCTGTCACGCCGTTACTGTCCATGGCCTTGGCCGCGGCTTGAAGGCTCGCATCGGGGTCGATCACCACCATGTTTCTAGACTTCGCCTCCACGGTGGCTGTGCCGTAGGGTATGAGCCTCCATAGGTGGAAGGCTATGTGGCGTGGCTCCACGTGGCCGCGTATCTTGTTGCGGTGGTCTACTACTGGCAGGAAGCGCACCATCTCCTTCTTCATTATCCTTAGCGCCTCGTCAATCGGGTCGTCTAGCCTGACTACTACCGGGTCTGTGACAGCGTATTCGGCTACACGCGCCTTGTCGAGATCGGTGCCCTCGGCTACCGCCTTGACTAGGCGGCGTAGGCTGAGGACGAGGCTTGGCCTCTTCTCCGCGTCTAGCGTCACTGTTGCTGTTGCGCGGTTGGCTAGCATGACCTCGGCTGCTTTTCTTAGCGTTAGGTCCGCAGCGGCTATGGGGAGCCTCCTAGCCTCCATGACGTCCTTGACGAGGGGGAGTATCTGCCCCGTCATGTTCCTCACCCGGGGCGCCCAGGTAGGGAGATTTATAATGTAGAATTGGGCTGCCGCTTCTATAAAAACGTTTCTATGGGCGGCGGCGCCTCGCCAACCCTTATTTAAGCCTGGCAAGGGGCTACGCAAGGGGGAGCCGAAATGGTTACTGATAAGCTGCTTAGAGCCTTCGTAGCCTTGCTGGCCCTATCCTACCTCGGGATCAACCTAGCAGTGCCGCTGCCCAGGTTCCTCGTAGCGGAGAACCTTGTACTAGCAGCAGCCTACACCGCCGCGCTAATAGGGCTACTGAAGGGAATGAGGAAGACTAGTGCCTACCTCGTTCTCCTCGCGGGCTTCAACGCGGGCAGAGTCTCCCGCAGCATAGTCTCGCCGACCGGCGAGCTAGGCAGACTAGCAGCCGAGCACGTGCCGCTACTGGCCCTCATCCTGCTAGTGGCGCTGCTAGCGCTACGCGAGACCCTCCGCGCCATGGAGCAGGGGTAGCGGGCGCGCTCTGCGCCGGCCCGGGGAAGCACCACTCATGGTGTCCCTGCCGTGCTCGTGGCAGGGGTGGATGCAGGGGCCTCGCACACGCGGGCCCTGGTCTACGATACTGGCAGCGGCGGCGTATGGGCGGGCGCTGCTGGGCCGGGTAACCCGGTTAACGTCGGCGCGGCTGCCGCCGGGGCTGCTGTACGCGAGGCCATCGAGGATGCGCTGCGGGGCACCGGGCATAGGGCCGGGCGCATATCCGTGGTGGTGGCTGGGTTTGCGGGGCTTGACAGTAGGATTCTCGTCGGGCAGCTAGCCGGCCTTATAGCCTCGGCTAGCGGCTACGGGGATAGGCTAGTAGTTGAGCACGATGCGCACATAGCCCTGGTGCATGCTACTGGCGGCGCTCCCGGCGTCCTGGTTATAGCGGGGACAGGGAGCATAGCCTACGCGCTATCCCCGAGCGGCGAGAGGATAATCGTTGGGGACCATGGCTGGCTCCTGGGGGACGAGGGGAGCGGCTTCTGGGTCTCCCGGGCCGCTCTACGCAAGCTGCTCCGCGTGCTCGACGGCCGTGAGCAGCGTAGCTGCCTAACAGACGCTGTGGCCCGCGCCCTGGGAGTTACCAGCGGCGACGAGCTGGCGTACTGGTTCTACCTTACGCGGGGCCGCGTAGACCGCATCGCTGGCCTCGCCCTCCACGTTGCCCGCGCCGCCGAGGAGGGCTGCGGGGAGGCCCGCGAGCTGCTAGAGCAGGGCGCCGAGGAGCTAGCCTGGGCCGCCGTCGTGGCTGCCCGGAGGGCCGGCCTAGACACCGTCTACGTGACGGGCTCCATGTTCCGGAGCCGGGTCTTCCGGGACAAGTTCAGAGCGGGGCTGGAGGAGCACGGGCTGTGGATGAGCAGTAGGGAGGTCTACCCTGCTCTGGGCGCGTTGATGCTAGCCCTGGAGAAGGCAGGGCTGAGAGAGGAGGCAGAAGCCGTGGCTGAGGACCCCGTGGTCCTGGAGGCCGCGCGGGGCCTCTACGAAGAGGGGACTAGCGCATCTGCTGGGTCAGCAGGGCTGTGAAGCCGCCGAGGTACACCATGGCCTCCATCGCCCGGTAGGCCTCCTCCACGCTGGCCGCCCGGTAGCATACCCGGCGCCCTGTGTCCCGGTCGGTGCCCGGCATGAGGGCTGCTGTCTCCGCGTAGGCTGGGCTCATGAACTCTATGCATACCTCTACCGCGTCCCAGCCCATCCGGAGCGGTTTCAGCTCGCCGGCACGGCTCCTCCGGATGGACTCCTTAACGGCTTCCCGCAGGTCTTCCTCAACCTCCTCGATGGAGGGCGACACGGATGATAGGTAGCCCGTGCTCCTCGACAGGGGGAGCCACACCGCCCAGGGAGTGTACTGCTCTACCTCCTTGCCCAGCTCGCCGCTCCCCGCGACGAGGCCTACCGGTATACCCCATTCTCCTAGCAGCAGAGCGTTGAACAGGTACTCGGACGCCTCTAGCCCGTTGACCGTGAGCCTGTACACCACTCTACTCGAGAAGCTATGAGCGAGCACAGAGTCCACACCAGCCCGGGCATGGTAGCCGAGGAACACCGCGTAGCTCGAGCCACGGGCGCCAGCCACCATAGAGAGGCTCCGCGGGAACCCCCGCACCACCTCCACGCCGCGCGGCATCTGCTGCGGCTCGATGTTGACCATGAGCCCGTGGCTATCAGCTACCACTACACTGTAGCCCTGCTCGACCAGCAGCGCCGCTGCTAGGCGCGTAAGCCTAGTGGCGACTATGCGGAGCTCGCTAAAGAGGCTACGTCCCGGCATGAGCTGGAGCGGCGAGACTATGTAGGGCAGGCCCTCCGCGTCAACAGAGACAAACACTTTTCCAGCCACTGTGCCAGCACCCTGTGGGGCTAGCGCCGCTGAAGGTAATAATGCTGGAGCCTTTTACTGCCGCTGCGGGCCGGCGGCCGCCGCTCTCGCTTTCGAGGCCTCCACGTGGTCTAGGTATAGCTTGTAGAGGCGGAGTAGCTCCTCCTCCGCCTCCCCGGGGTCCCCGTAGACGAGCACCGCCTCGTCTACCAGGGTTTTCGCGAGCGCCGGGCT
The window above is part of the Pyrodictium abyssi genome. Proteins encoded here:
- a CDS encoding M55 family metallopeptidase, with amino-acid sequence MAGKVFVSVDAEGLPYIVSPLQLMPGRSLFSELRIVATRLTRLAAALLVEQGYSVVVADSHGLMVNIEPQQMPRGVEVVRGFPRSLSMVAGARGSSYAVFLGYHARAGVDSVLAHSFSSRVVYRLTVNGLEASEYLFNALLLGEWGIPVGLVAGSGELGKEVEQYTPWAVWLPLSRSTGYLSSVSPSIEEVEEDLREAVKESIRRSRAGELKPLRMGWDAVEVCIEFMSPAYAETAALMPGTDRDTGRRVCYRAASVEEAYRAMEAMVYLGGFTALLTQQMR